One Periophthalmus magnuspinnatus isolate fPerMag1 chromosome 15, fPerMag1.2.pri, whole genome shotgun sequence genomic window carries:
- the LOC117383003 gene encoding interferon-induced, double-stranded RNA-activated protein kinase-like — METGSQYVSKLNEYTQKMRLKPPVYEDLGSSGPDHMKIFTQRVSLDGKVFPDGLGNSKRVARHNAAKNAYEALMRRPEESASAPRTVHTSGQDVDQPSGVTGDTDELCEKTNHLNVSKQDTTNKTDFVSMVNIYCQKTKRLNNYIEETPEAQSQKPFAYSMEIDQKRYPVGTGMTKREAKQMAAQLAWAALQKQSDWDSKVSVGSTMSQDEDSEMFSTSATGSNILEPDFSSQSAQSSSGASWIQFKDSSKSSPVQGSSSTQDTDLEKNTKNDLTPKTSRFTSDYDCIEILGNGSYGRVYKAKNQVLQQYRAVKEIQSKDIKKSLQEVKVLSELLHPNIVRYYTCWFEDTGYRPTVYRSNVKYLFIEMEFCNGGTLRRWIHKKNKEPKENSRQKESLDLADQILSGVEYIHSKKLIHRDLKPENIFFGHDGKLRIGDFGLVTEDSNDDEVVERTEDTGTRNYMAPEQFGTTYDRKVDIWALGLILFELFWRTSTGHERVAIWRDVRNQDLPTEFTRTYPVESHIIKTTLTKKPEDRPEASVLKSDLQKWTRTSEEDIDQKTI; from the exons ATGGAGACTGGAAGCCAGTACGTGAGTAAACTCAATGAGTACACACAGAAAATGAGACTGAAACCTCCCGTGTACGAGGACCTGGGCTCCAGTGGACCAGATCATATGAAAAT TTTCACACAAAGAGTGAGTTTAGACGGCAAGGTCTTCCCTGATGGTTTGGGAAATAGTAAAAGAGTTGCCAGACACAATGCAGCTAAAAACGCATATGAAGCCTTGATGAGACGCCCAGAGGAGTCAGCTTCTGCCCCCAGAACTGTACAT ACTTCAGGCCAAGATGTGGACCAACCATCAGGTGTAACAGGAGATACTGATGAACTGTG TGAGAAAACAAATCATCTAAATGTAAGCAAACAGgacacaacaaataaaacagactTTGTGTCAATGGTCAACATTTACTGCCAGAAAACAAAGCGCCTCAATAACTACATTGAAGAAACCCCAGAGGCCCAATCCCAAAAGCC ATTTGCTTATAGCATGGAGATTGACCAAAAGCGCTATCCAGTGGGAACAGGAATGACCAAACGAGAGGCTAAACAAATGGCAGCTCAGCTGGCCTGGGCTGCTCTACAGAAGCAGTCAGATTGGGATAGTAAG gtgTCAGTAGGATCAACAATGTCTCAAGATGAAGACTCAGAAATGTTTTCAACATCAGCTACAGGATCAAATATTCT GGAGCCTGACTTTTCTAGTCAAAGCGCACAGTCCAGTAGTGGAGCTAGCTGGATACAATTCAAAGACTCATCCAAATCTTCCCCCGTCCAAGGCAGCTCCAGTACTcag GATACTGACCTGGAAAAAAATACTAAGAATGATCTGACTCCCAAAACTTCAAG GTTTACTTCAGACTATGACTGTATTGAGATTCTTGGAAATGGATCCTATGGTCGTGTTTACAAAGCAAAAAATCAAGTGCTGCAGCAATACCGTGCTGTAAAAGAAATACAGTCTAAAGACATAAA GAAGTCTCTTCAGGAGGTGAAGGTACTGTCAGAGCTGCTCCACCCAAATATTGTGAGATATTACACATGTTGGTTTGAGGACACTGGATACAGACC AACAGTATATAGGTCAAATGTAAAATACCTCTTCATTGAAATGGAGTTCTGTAATGGAGGAACGCTCCGGCGCTGGATACATAAGAAGAACAAAGAGCCTAAGGAAAACTCAAGGCAAAAGGAAAGTCTAGATCTCGCTGATCAGATTTTAAGTGGTGTAGAGTATATTCACAGCAAGAAACTCATCCACCGAGACTTAAAG cctGAAAACATCTTTTTTGGACATGATGGAAAACTAAGGATTGGGGATTTTGGTTTGGTCACTGAAGACAGTAATGACGATGAAGTGGTGGAGAGAACCGAAGACACAGGAACCCGCAACTACATGGCTCCTGAACAA TTTGGTACAACATATGACCGAAAAGTGGACATTTGGGCTTTGGGCTTGATTTTGTTTGAGCTCTTCTGGAGAACTTCTACTGGCCATGAAAGAGTGGCG ATCTGGAGAGATGTCCGAAATCAGGACTTGCCAACAGAATTTACCAGGACTTATCCGGTAGAG AGCCATATTATTAAAACCACGCTCACTAAGAAGCCTGAAGACAGACCAGAAGCCAGCGTGCTGAAATCTGACTTACAGAAGTGGACTCGGACATCAGAGGAGGACATTGACCAAAAAACTATCTGA